In Bactrocera oleae isolate idBacOlea1 chromosome 3, idBacOlea1, whole genome shotgun sequence, a genomic segment contains:
- the LOC106623481 gene encoding uncharacterized protein, translating into MQQIFSGIRRVSYIVLFTVKNKAMEQLSRADYARLSATQRNEYLRKILGEHDSDSSRVSDSDDEDWIPANRARHQNQQGNSVRDQPEDSEDTEEIAKENSAVEEEEKVESSESEDDDNEVETAEPEGRAQEPSGSFIAKDKTVWNKTPPTQHQTAAHNVVRRRSRPHRSTETLSISETFKKIFTYEMVDIIVRHTNKKAETIFQEYNPNHTNLQHQWKPVTIPEIYWFFGILICAGANNSNTDHDMWHSNSYPLYRATMGLTRFHNILRFLRFDNGNTQSERKKEDKAAPIRVVCTMSIYSIETS; encoded by the exons ATGCAACAGATTTTTAGTGGGATCAGACGTGTTTCATATATTGTTCTCTTTACAGTGAAAAATAAAGCTATGGAACAGTTATCGAGAGCTGACTATGCTCG GTTAAGTGCAACCCAAAGGAATGAGTACTTGAGGAAAATACTTGGAGAACACGACAGTGATTCGAGTAGGGTTTCTGATAGCGATGACGAAGACTGGATTCCAGCAAATAGAGCTAGACATCAAAATCAACAAGGAAATTCAGTGCGTGACCAACCAGAAGATTCTGAAGATACAGAAGAAATCGCTAAAGAGAATTCAgcagtagaagaagaagaaaaagttgAGAGCAGCGAGAGTGAAGATGATGACAATGAAGTAGAAACAGCTGAGCCTGAAg gaagAGCTCAAGAACCATCTGGGAGTTTTATTGCCAAAGATAAAACAGTGTGGAACAAAACTCCACCAACTCAGCATCAGACCGCAGCTCATAATGTTGTACGCCGGCGGAGTAGGCCTCATCGCAGTACGGAAACGTTGTCAATTAGCgagactttcaaaaaaatatttacttacgaAATGGTTGATATAATCGTCCGTCACACTAATAAAAAAGCTGAAACAATTTTCCAAGAGTACAATCCGAACCATACAAACTTACAGCATCAATGGAAACCCGTTACGATACCCGAAATTTATTGGTTCTTCGGAATCTTGATTTGTGCTGGAGCAAATAATTCGAATACAGATCATGACATGTGGCACTCCAATTCTTATCCGCTGTATCGCGCGACGAtgggattaacgagattccatAATATTCTGCGTTTTTTGCGATTCGACAATGGTAATACTCAAAGTGAACGTAAAAAAGAAGACAAGGCAGCTCCAATTCGTGTTGTATGTACAATGTCAATATATTCCATCGAAACCAGCTAA